One Bradysia coprophila strain Holo2 chromosome X unlocalized genomic scaffold, BU_Bcop_v1 contig_39, whole genome shotgun sequence genomic window carries:
- the LOC119069804 gene encoding NAD-dependent protein deacetylase sirtuin-1-like, protein MTEGYKDLYEMGILKPDIVFFGESLPEMFHPAINADRQQCDCLLVIGSSLKVRPVSLIPEFLNGTVPQILNRERVGNYVFDVELLGDADVIVNQICRMIGGDWTEIFEQQINGNRVEYSCNDQDDGLVLSAMLTALVELGSKVFCIPPDLMEDDDGESKQNEGKRGEGFGLDDGTGENDVSDKIESEDQLDTDKKSGDEKQSKDEEDADCKEERGIDMSDSKLQDVDKKGDDLSRINYRWIEWCHKKRVSGVNPRAILRKIFRNGEFPVPQGVSDRELWARISTFVTQPAVRTRLPDINSIEHVIHLLSTCKNIIVLTGAGVSVSCGIPDFRSRSGIYSRLRSEMPEIDDPHEIFDIRFFSKDPRPFFKFAKELRDSVRLI, encoded by the exons ATGACCGAAGGCTATAAAGATCTGTACGAAATGGGCATCCTTAAGCCAGACATCGTTTTCTTTGGTGAAAGTCTTCCGGAAATGTTCCATCCGGCGATAAATGCCGATCGTCAACAGTGTGACTGTCTGTTAGTAATTGGTTCTTCGTTGAAAGTTCGACCGGTTTCGCTGATACCAGAATTTCTGAACGGAACCGTTCCACAGATTCTCAATCGGGAACGAGTTGGGAACTACGTATTCGACGTTGAACTGTTGGGTGACGCCGACGTAATTGTTAATCAAATTTGTCGCAT GATTGGTGGCGATTGGACGGAAATATTCGAACAGCAAATCAATGGTAATCGCGTTGAATATTCGTGCAACGATCAGGACGATGGTTTAGTGCTGTCCGCAATGCTGACTGCTTTAGTTGAACTGGGTTCGAAGGTGTTCTGCATTCCACCCGATCTCATGGAAGACGATGATGGAGAGTCAAAACAAAATGAGGGAAAACGTGGAGAAGGATTCGGTTTGGATGACGGAACAGGTGAAAACGATGTGTCCGACAA AATTGAATCAGAGGATCAGCTGGATACTGACAAGAAATCCGGTGATGAGAAACAGTCCAAAGATGAAGAAGATGCCGATTGCAAAGAGGAACGTGGTATTGATATGAGCGACTCAAAGTTGCAG GACGTGGACAAGAAAGGCGATGACCTGAGCCGAATAAACTATCGCTGGATTGAGTGG tGTCACAAAAAACGTGTTTCGGGAGTGAATCCACGAGCGATTCTACGAAAAATCTTTCGCAACGGTGAATTTCCTGTGCCACAGGGCGTGAGCGATCGTGAATTGTGGGCCCGTATTAGTACTTTTGTGACGCAACCAGCAGTTCGTACACGTTTGCCCGACATCAATTCAATCGAACACGTCATCCATCTACTGTCGACTTGCAAAAACATCATCGTTCTGACCGGAGCTGGTGTGTCTGTATCGTGTGGCATTCCCGATTTTCGTTCGCGATCTGGCATCTATTCACGACTGCGTAGTGAAATGCCAGAAATTGACGATCCGCACGAGATTTTCGACATTCGATTCTTCAGCAAAGATCCGAgaccatttttcaaattcgCCAAGGAACTGAGAGATTCTGTTCGGCTAATTTAG
- the LOC119069809 gene encoding uncharacterized protein LOC119069809 — translation MKFIVVCVTVCAIALSFCFDFTLGARPPKSFLNHNHDERRLHSDFSPIHSENYYIKHPNIPSGEGCRRIKVVRSDPNFSITDFANELDQQYNETITKIIASWLNCSKTFDVPTGEASQLFATKVQVTQIVPRPQRCAVDCVLRQTGVITDAGMNETEYMLQIKKLRFNHTSFDITKKSNETKAMILDTTYQKMMSLATNDECFAVSGTRGLVNGTRGFRENAPPHLSEICHGLIDSYAYAASLCKHMSNDPRGDNCMRSYIKVQCMNELQTFRRGYQSPFYPIPGETFVATEKAVMAC, via the exons ATGAAGTTCATTGTCGTTTGTGTAACTGTGTGCGCAATAGCGctgagtttttgttttgattttactCTTGGTGCAAGACCTCCAAAG AGTTTTCTGAATCACAATCATGACGAAAGACGCCTTCACAGCGACTTCTCTCCTATTCACTCTGAAAATTATTACATAAAACATCCCAATATTCCGAGT GGCGAGGGTTGTCGACGAATTAAAGTCGTTCGAAGCGATCCAAACTTTTCTATTACTGATTTTGCAAACGAACTGGATCAGCAATACAACGAAAcgataacaaaaattattgcaTCATGGCTGAATTGCAGCAAAACATTCGATGTGCCGACTGGCGAAGCGTCACAGTTGTTTGCAACTAAAGTACAAGTGACCCAAATTGTGCCCAGACCCCAAAGATGTGCTGTAGACTGTGTGCTGCGTCAAACAGGCGTG ATAACTGATGCTGGCATGAACGAGACAGAATATATGTTGCAGATCAAGAAACTGCGGTTCAATCACACATCATTCGACATAACCAAAAAGTCGAATGAAACAAAAGCAATGATATTGGACACGACCTATCAAAAAATGATGAGCTTGGCCACTAATGATGAGTGTTTTGCAGTGAGCGGTACTCGTGGTTTAGTTAACGGTACTCGTGGTTTCAGGGAAAATGCGCCTCcacatttatctgaaatttgtCACGGTCTCATCGACTCCTATGCATACGCGGCTAGTCTATGCAAACATATGTCCAATGATCCTAGAGGCGACAA CTGTATGAGGTCTTACATAAAAGTGCAGTGCATGAACGAATTGCAGACTTTCAGACGTGGTTATCAAAGTCCTTTTTATCCGATTCCTGGTGAAACATTTGTAGCAACCGAAAAAGCTGTTATGGCCTGTTGA
- the LOC119069814 gene encoding uncharacterized protein LOC119069814 isoform X2, protein MKFIFIVIALSALSALGSSYVDPVYLVLNTTYISDTYYSPDTFGNLQKATFITLATKLVTRWLKCNQTFPVPYNEGRGIFRYDVWSDKHNVNQQVKCFVDCMLREARVILDNDGSLDVVEYTSQIKQLRFNYTIFDINNLSMGDKQQIWDTVYSQANDYPRNCYAVDSFGNEFYDHSKFGSIKDHVSPTKVNIADNCYNLILSYAQAARKCKNVKDPNGNRCETSWMIMRCIMKENRERSFLGPFYPIDLKDE, encoded by the exons atgaaattcatttttattgttattgctTTGAGCGCACTTTCTGCTCTGGGATCATCTTATGTTGATCCAGTTTATCTTGTCTTGAAC ACAACTTACATTAGCGATACATACTACTCTCCAGACACTTTCGGCAATTTGCAGAAAGCGACATTCATAACACTTGCTACAAAACTTGTGACTAGATGGCTGAAATGCAATCAAACATTCCCTGTGCCGTATAACGAAGGTAGAGGCATTTTCCGTTATGATGTATGGAGTGATAAACACAATGTGAATCAACAGGTTAAATGTTTTGTGGACTGTATGTTGCGTGAAGCACGCGTg ATACTTGATAATGATGGTAGTCTAGACGTAGTCGAATATACATCGCAGATTAAGCAACTTCGGTTCAATTACACAATATTTGACATAAATAACCTGTCAATGGGAGACAAACAACAAATATGGGACACGGTTTATAGCCAAGCAAATGATTATCCCAGGAACTGTTACGCAGTGGATTCGTTTGGGAATGAATTTTATGACCATTCGAAATTTGGGTCAATTAAGGATCATGTATCACCCACCAAGGTCAATATTGCGGATAATTGCTACAACCTCATATTGTCCTATGCACAGGCTGCACGTAAATGTAAAAACGTAAAGGACCCAAACGGTAATAG ATGTGAAACGTCTTGGATGATAATGCGTTGCATTATGAAAGAGAACCGGGAGAGATCCTTTCTAGGTCCATTTTATCCGATAGATTTAAAAGATGAATAG